Proteins found in one Mucilaginibacter gracilis genomic segment:
- a CDS encoding MlaE family ABC transporter permease, with protein MALIEDTRSFLDETGSMAKFTGHFFSHGLRPRFEVKELLGQCYTIGYKSFPLIGLTGFIMGLVLTMQLRPSLVSYGVQSELPVMVGIAIVREIGPVITALIFAGKIGSSIGAELGSMKVTEQIDAMEVSGTNPYKYLVATRVLATTLMLPILTVLGDAISLFGAYIGVNLSSVTSLHFFFTQVFQSLSFSDILPAITKTFFFGFAVGIIGCYKGFNSSKGTQGVGVSANSAVVLSSVLIFIIDLLAVQFTNILGLN; from the coding sequence ATGGCTTTAATCGAAGATACACGTAGTTTTTTAGATGAAACAGGTAGCATGGCCAAATTTACCGGTCACTTTTTTTCACATGGGCTAAGGCCCAGGTTTGAAGTTAAGGAACTGCTCGGCCAGTGTTATACCATTGGCTATAAATCATTTCCGCTGATCGGCCTTACCGGTTTCATCATGGGCCTGGTATTAACCATGCAGTTGCGGCCCTCGCTCGTAAGTTATGGCGTACAGTCAGAACTACCGGTTATGGTAGGTATAGCCATTGTGAGAGAGATTGGGCCGGTGATCACCGCTTTAATTTTTGCCGGGAAGATAGGCAGCAGCATCGGCGCTGAATTGGGCTCGATGAAAGTAACAGAGCAAATAGATGCTATGGAAGTGAGTGGCACAAATCCTTATAAATACTTGGTAGCTACCCGCGTATTGGCAACAACCTTAATGCTTCCAATTTTAACTGTTTTGGGCGATGCCATTTCCTTATTCGGAGCCTATATTGGGGTCAACCTCAGCTCCGTAACCAGCTTGCATTTCTTTTTTACACAGGTATTCCAAAGCCTGAGCTTCAGCGATATTTTACCGGCGATTACCAAAACCTTTTTCTTTGGTTTCGCGGTGGGCATCATCGGTTGTTATAAAGGGTTCAACTCCAGCAAGGGAACACAGGGTGTTGGCGTTTCAGCCAATTCTGCCGTCGTATTATCTTCTGTCCTCATATTCATTATCGACCTCCTGGCGGTTCAGTTCACAAACATATTAGGCTTAAATTAA